In a single window of the Chaetodon trifascialis isolate fChaTrf1 chromosome 19, fChaTrf1.hap1, whole genome shotgun sequence genome:
- the msraa gene encoding mitochondrial peptide methionine sulfoxide reductase isoform X2, translating to MFGMGCFWGAERKFWRQNGVYSTQVGYAGGYTSNPTYREVCTGMTGHTEVVRVVFHPEKISFAKLLKVFWESHDPTQGMRQGNDIGTTYRSAIYTDTTQHLEEALASKDEYQKVLTEEGFGPITTEIAESKPFYYAEDYHQQYLSKNPDGYCGLRGTGVSCPIGAKTKA from the exons ATGTTTG GAATGGGCTGCTTCTGGGGAGCCGAGAGGAAGTTCTGGAGACAGAATGGAGTTTATTCCACCCAGGTGGGCTACGCAGGAGGGTACACGTCCAACCCCACCTACAGGGAAGTCTGCACAG GTATGACGGGTCACACTGAGGTGGTGAGGGTCGTCTTCCATCCAGAGAAGATCAGCTTCGCCAAGCTGCTCAAGGTTTTCTGGGAAAGCCATGACCCGACTCAAG ggatGCGACAGGGGAATGACATTGGGACGACATACCGCTCTGCCATCTATACCGACACAACGCAGCATCTCGAGGAAGCTCTGGCCTCCAAGGATGAATACCAGAAG gtTCTGACAGAAGAAGGTTTTGGCCCGATTACAACAGAAATCGCCGAATCCAAACCGTTCTACTACGCAGAGGATTACCACCAGCAGTACCTGAGTAAAAACCCTGATGGATACTGTGGGCTGAGAGGCACGGGGGTCTCCTGTCCAATAGGAGCCAAGACCAAGGCCTAG
- the msraa gene encoding mitochondrial peptide methionine sulfoxide reductase isoform X1, producing MVSSSRLSLLWRHFLNSRMGEMASKTQMPTPETALPGRTASIKVSAKHDVNGNRTVSPFPEGTETVMFGMGCFWGAERKFWRQNGVYSTQVGYAGGYTSNPTYREVCTGMTGHTEVVRVVFHPEKISFAKLLKVFWESHDPTQGMRQGNDIGTTYRSAIYTDTTQHLEEALASKDEYQKVLTEEGFGPITTEIAESKPFYYAEDYHQQYLSKNPDGYCGLRGTGVSCPIGAKTKA from the exons ATggtctcctcctccaggctcAGTCTACTTTGGCGTCACTTTCTTAACAGCAGAATGGGTGAAATGGCCTCGAAAACCCAGATGCCGACTCCAGAGACAGCGCTGCCCGGCCGGACTGCCAGCATTAAAGTGTCCG CCAAACACGATGTGAACGGCAACAGGACTGTTTCACCTTTTCCGGAGGGGACAGAGACGGTCATGTTTG GAATGGGCTGCTTCTGGGGAGCCGAGAGGAAGTTCTGGAGACAGAATGGAGTTTATTCCACCCAGGTGGGCTACGCAGGAGGGTACACGTCCAACCCCACCTACAGGGAAGTCTGCACAG GTATGACGGGTCACACTGAGGTGGTGAGGGTCGTCTTCCATCCAGAGAAGATCAGCTTCGCCAAGCTGCTCAAGGTTTTCTGGGAAAGCCATGACCCGACTCAAG ggatGCGACAGGGGAATGACATTGGGACGACATACCGCTCTGCCATCTATACCGACACAACGCAGCATCTCGAGGAAGCTCTGGCCTCCAAGGATGAATACCAGAAG gtTCTGACAGAAGAAGGTTTTGGCCCGATTACAACAGAAATCGCCGAATCCAAACCGTTCTACTACGCAGAGGATTACCACCAGCAGTACCTGAGTAAAAACCCTGATGGATACTGTGGGCTGAGAGGCACGGGGGTCTCCTGTCCAATAGGAGCCAAGACCAAGGCCTAG